One window of Helicobacter winghamensis ATCC BAA-430 genomic DNA carries:
- the hemW gene encoding radical SAM family heme chaperone HemW, which translates to MQNKELSLYLHIPFCDSKCGYCAFNSKTNKNHLKSIYMQKLAVYLHYKLESLQERVQITSVYIGGGTPSVVESYLYENIFEEFLPFLKKGAEISIEANPNHLSLEWLRAMRDYGVNRLSIGVQSFNAQKLAFLEREHKNKNTFLALDYAVKAGFDNLSIDLIYGTPLCDEALLEQELKTALGLPLSHISAYHLSLDPGSRFYREKEQIYKESQRSLDGDFGGFLSIGHFIAAHLQKFLHYEVSNYGKASLHNLHYWSGGDYIGIGAGAVGCIQGIRTSMPKSIEHFLEDFSESKEILTQKDKELEHLFLGFRSCVGVERKKISNQKNLEILLQDGILFQKDERVFAKDYFLGDEITLFLS; encoded by the coding sequence ATGCAAAATAAGGAATTAAGTCTATATCTTCATATCCCTTTTTGTGATAGTAAATGTGGATATTGTGCCTTTAATTCTAAGACTAATAAAAATCATCTTAAATCAATTTATATGCAAAAGTTAGCTGTGTATTTGCATTATAAGCTAGAAAGTTTGCAGGAGAGAGTGCAAATTACTTCTGTGTATATTGGTGGAGGAACGCCAAGTGTTGTGGAATCGTATTTGTATGAGAATATTTTTGAAGAATTTTTGCCATTTTTAAAAAAAGGAGCAGAGATTAGTATTGAGGCAAATCCAAATCATTTAAGTCTAGAGTGGTTGCGCGCAATGCGTGATTATGGCGTAAATCGTTTAAGTATTGGAGTGCAAAGTTTTAATGCACAAAAACTTGCTTTTTTGGAGAGAGAACATAAGAATAAAAACACATTTTTAGCACTTGATTATGCGGTAAAAGCGGGGTTTGATAATTTAAGTATTGATTTAATCTATGGCACACCTTTATGTGATGAAGCGCTTTTAGAACAAGAGCTAAAAACTGCTTTAGGGCTTCCTTTATCGCATATTTCAGCATATCATTTAAGTTTAGATCCTGGAAGTCGTTTTTATAGGGAAAAGGAGCAAATATATAAGGAATCCCAAAGGAGCTTGGATGGGGATTTTGGCGGATTTTTAAGTATTGGGCATTTTATAGCAGCGCATTTACAAAAGTTTTTGCATTATGAAGTGAGTAATTATGGGAAGGCTTCATTGCATAATTTGCATTATTGGAGTGGTGGAGATTATATAGGTATTGGGGCTGGAGCGGTAGGGTGTATTCAAGGAATTCGCACAAGTATGCCAAAGAGTATTGAGCATTTTTTAGAGGATTTTAGTGAAAGCAAAGAGATTTTGACGCAAAAAGATAAAGAGTTGGAGCATCTGTTTTTAGGATTCCGCTCTTGCGTAGGTGTGGAGAGAAAAAAAATTTCTAATCAAAAAAATTTAGAGATTCTTTTACAAGATGGAATCTTATTTCAAAAAGATGAGCGCGTGTTTGCGAAGGATTATTTTTTAGGTGATGAGATTACGCTATTTCTTAGTTAA
- a CDS encoding sulfite exporter TauE/SafE family protein, with translation MQHLDLIGLFMIAFLGGFGHCIGMCGGIVLAYSGKLTDNTITHKGQLIAYHMLYSFGRITTYVILGAIVGALGSMFGVNGTLRGALFVFAGIAMVLAGLSLFGKISFLTRLEYSIQNSKWYQSKFQQALSLKSPLSLYLLGSLNGLLPCGFVYAFLFSAAGFASIPKAMLIMLVFGLGTLPSLFLFGLLANTAFYKPKFRKVLMNLAALAIIVFGALMIQKGIKFLQNPQMGNKTHMKIDATDVNGNHSMSHKNVESKMDSSSAIQESKTNPKP, from the coding sequence ATGCAGCATTTGGATTTAATAGGGCTTTTTATGATTGCTTTTTTGGGGGGATTTGGGCATTGTATAGGAATGTGTGGCGGAATTGTTTTAGCCTATAGTGGCAAGCTAACAGATAATACCATCACGCATAAAGGGCAACTTATCGCCTATCATATGCTTTATAGTTTTGGGCGGATTACCACTTATGTGATTTTAGGGGCGATTGTTGGGGCTTTAGGAAGTATGTTTGGCGTGAATGGAACATTGCGTGGTGCGCTTTTTGTGTTTGCTGGGATTGCGATGGTTTTAGCAGGACTCTCACTTTTTGGAAAAATTAGTTTTTTAACACGCCTAGAATATTCTATCCAAAACTCTAAATGGTATCAAAGTAAATTTCAACAGGCTCTAAGTTTAAAAAGCCCTTTAAGCCTTTATTTGCTTGGGTCTTTAAACGGCTTATTGCCCTGTGGATTTGTGTATGCCTTTCTATTTAGTGCTGCTGGATTTGCTAGCATTCCAAAAGCAATGTTAATTATGCTAGTTTTTGGGCTTGGCACGCTACCTTCACTCTTTTTATTTGGATTGCTTGCAAACACTGCATTTTATAAGCCAAAGTTTAGGAAAGTCTTAATGAATCTTGCAGCACTTGCGATTATTGTGTTTGGAGCATTAATGATACAAAAGGGAATTAAATTCTTACAAAATCCACAAATGGGCAATAAAACACATATGAAAATTGACGCAACAGATGTTAATGGCAACCACTCTATGAGCCATAAGAATGTGGAATCTAAAATGGATTCCAGCTCTGCAATACAAGAATCCAAAACTAATCCTAAGCCATAA
- a CDS encoding proline--tRNA ligase — protein sequence MRFSKIFIPTFKEAPKDVVLKSHEYLIRGGFIQQIGSGIYNFLPLGKRVLDKIKSIVKEEMDNAGANEVTLGFVTPANLWQKSGRFERYGKELLRFNDRKDNAFVLGPTHEEVITELVKANVKSYKQLPLHLYQINLKFRDEMRPRFGLMRAREFIMKDGYSFHSNFEDLKREFDLMEQTYSKIFTRLGLDFRAVFADSGAIGGSGSKEFMVLANSGEDTICVCDTCYYGANLEAATRIKAAPSFQAPQAEFAKFHTPNVASIEALAEFFKIAPFWTLKVVVKKAIFDEGKSALVYFFLRGSDTLNETKALNAVLANELVEASEEEIKEAGLTPGFIGPFALRNLTNSPYIYFDKELQDEKNLICGANELDYHFVGVDLSTFEGLEYKDLVEVQAGDLCPLCGESKGGKLYFTKGIEAGHIFQLGTKYSSAMDATFLDESGKAQPFIMGCYGIGVSRLLSAIIEQHHDKKGMIWTQATAPFDVDIMVSNIKDSAQLEMGEKIYTALNKEGIECLLDDRAERYGAKIADFELIGFPFGIIIGKGLEKGEIELVRRKDLSREVLKVSDFMALIAELKEWISKCH from the coding sequence ATGCGATTTTCAAAAATCTTTATCCCAACTTTTAAAGAAGCCCCGAAAGATGTGGTTTTAAAAAGCCACGAGTATTTAATCCGTGGTGGCTTTATCCAGCAAATTGGAAGTGGAATTTATAATTTCTTGCCACTTGGAAAGCGTGTTTTGGATAAGATTAAAAGTATTGTCAAAGAAGAAATGGATAATGCTGGAGCAAATGAAGTGACTCTAGGATTTGTAACACCTGCTAACCTTTGGCAAAAAAGTGGGCGTTTTGAACGCTATGGCAAGGAACTTTTGCGCTTTAATGATAGAAAGGATAATGCCTTTGTGCTAGGTCCAACGCACGAAGAAGTTATCACAGAGCTTGTCAAGGCAAATGTTAAGAGTTATAAGCAGTTACCCTTGCATCTTTATCAAATCAATTTAAAATTTCGCGATGAAATGCGTCCGCGCTTTGGGCTTATGCGTGCGCGTGAATTTATAATGAAGGATGGGTATAGTTTTCACTCTAATTTTGAAGATTTAAAGCGCGAGTTTGATTTAATGGAACAAACTTATAGCAAGATCTTTACGCGTTTAGGGCTTGATTTTCGTGCGGTGTTTGCAGATAGTGGCGCAATTGGTGGAAGTGGTAGCAAGGAATTTATGGTGCTTGCAAACAGCGGAGAAGATACAATTTGCGTGTGCGATACTTGTTATTATGGAGCCAATTTAGAAGCGGCAACGCGCATTAAAGCCGCTCCAAGCTTTCAAGCGCCACAAGCGGAGTTTGCCAAGTTTCATACACCTAATGTTGCAAGCATAGAAGCCTTGGCGGAGTTTTTTAAAATTGCACCATTTTGGACATTAAAGGTGGTAGTGAAAAAAGCTATTTTTGATGAAGGAAAAAGCGCGTTAGTGTATTTTTTCTTGCGCGGAAGCGATACTTTAAATGAAACAAAGGCTTTAAATGCAGTTTTGGCAAATGAACTCGTAGAAGCTAGTGAAGAAGAGATTAAAGAAGCAGGGTTAACTCCGGGATTTATTGGTCCTTTTGCCTTGCGGAATCTCACAAATAGCCCTTATATTTATTTTGATAAGGAGTTACAAGACGAAAAGAATCTAATTTGTGGAGCAAATGAGTTAGATTATCATTTTGTAGGAGTGGATTTAAGCACTTTTGAAGGGTTGGAATATAAGGATTTAGTGGAAGTGCAAGCAGGAGATTTATGTCCTTTGTGTGGAGAAAGCAAAGGTGGGAAGCTGTATTTTACAAAAGGGATTGAAGCAGGGCATATTTTTCAGCTAGGAACAAAATATTCTAGTGCGATGGACGCGACATTTTTAGATGAAAGTGGTAAAGCGCAGCCCTTTATTATGGGTTGTTATGGAATTGGAGTTTCAAGACTTCTCTCGGCTATAATTGAACAACACCATGATAAAAAGGGAATGATTTGGACGCAAGCAACAGCACCTTTTGATGTAGATATTATGGTTTCAAATATTAAAGATTCCGCGCAATTAGAAATGGGTGAAAAAATTTATACAGCTTTAAACAAAGAAGGAATTGAATGCTTGCTTGATGATAGAGCAGAACGCTATGGTGCAAAGATTGCAGATTTTGAATTAATTGGCTTTCCTTTTGGAATTATTATTGGGAAAGGACTTGAAAAAGGTGAGATTGAACTTGTAAGGCGAAAGGATTTAAGCAGAGAAGTGCTAAAGGTTTCGGATTTTATGGCACTTATTGCAGAACTCAAAGAATGGATTAGCAAATGCCATTGA
- a CDS encoding FxsA family protein, which translates to MPLILGFLYLFLEVLVSYEVIDVIGVLGFVLEIIVTAFLGFFILVNFRLFLGDALMRVRNRQLSYEAFVGSNIFRILGAILLILPGALTDIIGILMQFSAVGFMIIKPFMKITPSNTSSNQEFRDNQSEIIDVEVIEKDKK; encoded by the coding sequence ATGCCATTGATTTTAGGTTTTTTATATCTTTTCTTAGAAGTGCTTGTAAGCTATGAGGTGATTGATGTAATTGGTGTTTTGGGCTTTGTTTTAGAAATCATTGTTACAGCGTTTTTAGGATTTTTTATTTTAGTAAATTTTCGCTTATTTTTAGGCGATGCGTTAATGCGTGTAAGGAATAGGCAATTAAGTTATGAAGCCTTTGTTGGATCGAATATTTTTAGGATTTTGGGTGCGATTTTATTAATTTTGCCTGGGGCTTTAACAGATATTATTGGAATCTTGATGCAATTTAGTGCGGTTGGGTTTATGATTATTAAGCCTTTTATGAAAATAACGCCATCTAATACTTCAAGTAATCAAGAATTTAGGGATAATCAAAGTGAAATTATAGATGTAGAAGTGATTGAAAAGGACAAAAAGTAA
- the hemC gene encoding hydroxymethylbilane synthase, translated as MQKLTIGTRGSVLALWQANHIKNLLEERYPKLEVELKIVKTKGDKILDVPLAKIGGKGLFTKELEVLLLEGDIDLAVHSLKDVPVEFTQGLGLAAITKREDVRDSFLSFKYKNLGDLPKGAKVGTTSLRRVMQINALRGDLDCQSLRGNVQTRLQRLENEEFDAIILAQAGVNRLELKGIPYITPLDFMVPAMGQAALGIECKKDSNYVELLSFLNDKNAVFETHCERAFVRVLNGGCQVPIGINARYNEGSLEVRAILGLPDGSEIIKENLESEVSSIKDCEYIGKTLAESFLNQGAREILQKAQDWKF; from the coding sequence ATGCAAAAACTGACCATTGGAACACGCGGAAGTGTGCTTGCGCTTTGGCAGGCAAATCATATTAAAAATCTTTTGGAAGAGCGGTATCCAAAGCTTGAAGTGGAGTTAAAAATCGTTAAAACAAAGGGAGATAAGATTTTAGATGTCCCTTTAGCAAAAATTGGAGGTAAAGGACTTTTTACAAAAGAACTTGAAGTGTTGTTACTAGAAGGAGATATCGATTTAGCGGTGCATAGTCTTAAAGATGTGCCGGTGGAATTTACCCAAGGACTTGGGCTTGCAGCAATTACAAAGCGTGAAGATGTGCGCGATAGCTTTCTAAGTTTTAAATATAAAAATTTGGGAGATTTGCCAAAGGGAGCTAAAGTTGGCACGACTTCACTAAGGCGCGTTATGCAAATTAATGCTTTAAGGGGGGATTTGGATTGTCAAAGTTTGCGTGGAAATGTCCAAACGCGCTTGCAAAGGCTTGAAAATGAGGAATTTGACGCTATTATTTTAGCGCAAGCTGGAGTGAATCGCTTAGAGTTAAAAGGGATTCCATATATCACACCACTTGATTTTATGGTTCCAGCAATGGGACAGGCAGCACTTGGGATTGAATGCAAGAAAGATAGCAATTATGTGGAGCTTTTAAGCTTTTTGAATGATAAAAATGCAGTCTTTGAGACACATTGCGAAAGGGCTTTTGTGCGTGTGTTAAATGGTGGTTGTCAGGTGCCAATTGGGATTAATGCGCGTTATAATGAAGGAAGTTTAGAAGTGCGTGCAATTCTTGGATTGCCAGATGGGAGTGAGATTATAAAAGAAAATTTAGAGAGTGAAGTTTCAAGTATTAAGGATTGTGAATATATTGGAAAAACTCTAGCTGAGTCTTTTTTGAATCAGGGTGCAAGGGAAATTTTACAAAAAGCGCAAGATTGGAAATTTTAG
- a CDS encoding polyprenyl synthetase family protein: MVALTRIEAKVQEFLKELQSPLVLNLSKNLQSGKMLRSKLALSIAGESEESVRLCAIIEMIQNASLLHDDVIDKATTRRNKPSVNALFGDKNAIMLGDVLYSKAFSELTCFAKDYPQIPRIVANAVTTLAIGEIEDVALSGAFNADEAKYLAMIEHKTAALIEATAYAAAFLAGKDEKDARGFQIYGRNLGVAFQIIDDVLDIIADSKTLGKPALSDFKEGKTTLPYLHLYHTLDKIGQERLCNAFGKELEESEQVWILEHLKKSGAIEKSIEFAKHLGKMGVEAIANQSCDKLTEIMHAMVDRNF; encoded by the coding sequence ATGGTGGCTTTAACGCGTATTGAAGCAAAGGTGCAAGAGTTTTTAAAAGAGCTACAATCGCCTTTAGTTTTAAATCTTAGTAAGAATCTCCAAAGTGGCAAAATGTTGCGCTCCAAACTTGCTTTAAGCATTGCTGGAGAGAGTGAAGAGAGTGTGCGATTGTGTGCGATTATTGAGATGATACAAAATGCAAGCTTGTTGCATGATGATGTGATTGATAAAGCAACTACAAGGCGCAATAAACCCTCTGTTAATGCGCTTTTTGGCGATAAAAATGCGATTATGCTAGGCGATGTGCTTTATTCTAAAGCCTTTAGTGAACTCACTTGCTTTGCTAAGGATTATCCACAAATTCCGCGCATTGTAGCAAATGCAGTAACAACGCTAGCCATTGGAGAAATAGAAGATGTTGCACTCTCTGGTGCGTTTAATGCTGATGAAGCAAAGTATTTAGCGATGATTGAACATAAAACTGCAGCCCTTATTGAAGCCACAGCTTATGCAGCAGCATTTTTAGCAGGAAAAGATGAAAAAGATGCAAGGGGATTTCAAATTTATGGGAGAAATCTTGGGGTGGCGTTTCAAATTATTGATGATGTGCTAGATATTATAGCGGATTCTAAAACTTTAGGAAAACCTGCTTTGAGCGATTTTAAAGAAGGTAAAACAACGCTACCTTATTTGCATTTATATCACACCTTAGATAAGATAGGACAAGAGCGTTTGTGTAATGCTTTTGGTAAGGAGTTAGAAGAGAGCGAGCAAGTATGGATTTTAGAGCATTTAAAGAAAAGTGGTGCGATTGAAAAAAGCATAGAATTTGCAAAACATTTAGGAAAAATGGGAGTTGAAGCAATAGCTAATCAATCTTGTGATAAACTTACAGAAATTATGCACGCAATGGTAGATCGCAATTTTTAG
- the hisD gene encoding histidinol dehydrogenase, translating into MIAVLKSNASYFEKSFEALLARGAMDISSVEGRVKELLQEIKTQGKEAVIAQVLRFDSWNPKSFLELKIAQKEMECAYNNLDSNLKHALELAYQRIYAFHTKQMPKTWLDFEENGNLLGQKVTPVDRAGLYIPGGKAAYPSSLLMNAIPALVAGVKEIVVCTPTPKNQPNTLLLAAMHLCGIKEAYKIGGASAIGTLAYGVSGKDGIQKVDVITGPGNIYVATAKKLVFGEVNIDMIAGPSEIGILHNGKGSVDYVAWDLLSQAEHDEMASSILITTNAEFANAVTKRVDELLKDLPRKEIAEKSINERGAIIIAKDLDEAVELMNEIAPEHLEVLVENPLEILPKIKHAGAIFIGENTPEPIGDYIAGPNHTLPTGGSAKFFSPLSTEHFMKKSSIIAFSKQGIMQLGKECGILAHTEGLEAHQNAVLARLNHN; encoded by the coding sequence ATGATTGCTGTGTTAAAAAGTAATGCAAGTTATTTTGAGAAAAGTTTTGAAGCACTTTTAGCGCGTGGCGCAATGGATATTAGTAGTGTAGAAGGGCGTGTTAAAGAGTTACTACAAGAGATTAAAACGCAAGGGAAAGAAGCGGTGATTGCGCAAGTTTTACGCTTTGATAGTTGGAATCCAAAAAGCTTTTTGGAGCTTAAAATTGCACAAAAAGAAATGGAATGTGCGTATAATAATTTGGATTCCAACTTAAAGCATGCATTAGAGCTTGCATACCAGCGCATTTACGCCTTCCATACAAAGCAAATGCCAAAGACTTGGTTAGACTTTGAAGAAAATGGCAATCTCTTGGGGCAAAAGGTTACTCCAGTAGATCGTGCGGGGCTTTATATTCCAGGCGGCAAAGCAGCTTATCCTAGCTCTCTTTTAATGAATGCTATTCCAGCACTTGTAGCAGGTGTTAAAGAAATCGTTGTTTGCACGCCAACGCCAAAGAATCAGCCAAACACACTTTTGCTAGCAGCAATGCATTTGTGTGGGATAAAAGAAGCGTATAAAATTGGCGGAGCAAGTGCGATAGGCACACTTGCTTATGGTGTTAGTGGAAAAGATGGAATCCAAAAAGTAGATGTGATTACAGGACCTGGGAATATCTATGTGGCAACGGCTAAAAAGCTTGTCTTTGGGGAAGTTAATATTGATATGATTGCAGGACCTAGTGAGATTGGAATCTTGCATAATGGAAAAGGAAGTGTGGATTATGTTGCGTGGGATTTGCTCTCACAAGCTGAACATGATGAAATGGCAAGTTCAATTTTAATTACTACAAATGCGGAATTTGCAAACGCGGTTACAAAGCGTGTTGATGAGCTTTTAAAAGACTTGCCACGCAAGGAAATCGCAGAAAAATCCATTAATGAACGCGGTGCAATTATCATCGCTAAAGACTTAGATGAGGCAGTAGAATTAATGAATGAAATTGCCCCTGAGCATTTAGAAGTGCTTGTAGAAAATCCTTTAGAAATTTTACCAAAGATTAAGCACGCAGGGGCAATTTTCATTGGTGAAAATACACCTGAACCTATAGGGGATTATATTGCCGGTCCTAATCATACTTTGCCAACAGGGGGAAGTGCGAAGTTTTTCTCTCCACTCTCAACAGAGCATTTTATGAAAAAAAGTTCTATCATTGCATTTTCAAAACAAGGTATTATGCAATTAGGTAAAGAATGTGGAATATTAGCGCACACTGAGGGGCTAGAAGCACATCAAAATGCAGTTTTAGCACGATTAAATCATAACTAA
- the cysS gene encoding cysteine--tRNA ligase has translation MKIYDSHKKEKVPFEPIIPNEVRLYVCGPTVYDDSHLGHARSAIVFDLLRRVLIENGYKVIFAKNFTDIDDKIINKATQNNCSIEEITQTYTKRYLDEMQALGVMRADIEPKATENLEAMFAMIQNLLDKKIAYQTPNGDVYLSVSKDREYGNLSGRIAELESQSRVQNSEQKHDSKDFALWKSYKGIGDVGYDSPFGKGRPGWHIECSAMIKEHLALKGDYAIDIHGGGTDLLFPHHENEACQTRCADNQVLAKYWIHNGFVTINGEKMAKSLGNSFFIKDALANYDGEILRFYLLSTHYRAGLNFSEEDLLASKKRLDRLYRLKKRLAILPKKTIPTSLDNAFKTAFLDALNDDLNISKALSVLDDFIANANEQLDSKQNDKIPQIYANLELVAKVLGIGIKDCFEYFKLGVSEDLKTEIENLLKKRAEFKKIKDFQNADKIREELRNKGIEIMDTPNGCIWEKI, from the coding sequence ATGAAAATCTACGATAGCCATAAAAAAGAAAAAGTGCCATTTGAACCTATAATTCCTAATGAAGTGCGCCTTTATGTGTGCGGACCTACCGTATATGATGACTCCCATTTAGGGCACGCAAGAAGTGCGATTGTCTTTGATTTGCTCCGCCGCGTATTAATAGAAAATGGTTATAAGGTTATTTTTGCAAAAAACTTTACTGATATTGATGATAAAATCATTAATAAAGCCACACAAAACAATTGCTCCATTGAAGAAATCACGCAAACTTACACCAAGCGTTATTTAGATGAAATGCAAGCACTAGGCGTAATGCGCGCTGATATTGAACCAAAGGCGACTGAAAACCTAGAAGCGATGTTTGCTATGATTCAAAACTTGCTAGATAAGAAAATCGCCTACCAAACACCAAATGGCGATGTGTATCTCTCTGTTAGCAAGGATAGAGAATATGGCAATTTAAGCGGGAGAATTGCAGAGTTAGAATCCCAAAGTCGCGTGCAAAATAGTGAGCAAAAGCATGATAGCAAGGACTTTGCGCTATGGAAAAGCTATAAAGGAATCGGTGATGTGGGCTATGATTCCCCTTTTGGAAAGGGGCGTCCGGGCTGGCATATAGAATGTAGTGCGATGATTAAGGAGCATTTAGCGCTTAAAGGGGATTATGCTATTGATATTCACGGCGGTGGAACGGATTTGCTCTTCCCCCATCACGAAAATGAAGCCTGTCAAACGCGCTGCGCAGACAATCAAGTGCTTGCAAAATACTGGATACACAATGGCTTTGTAACCATTAATGGCGAAAAAATGGCAAAGTCTTTGGGAAATAGTTTCTTTATTAAAGATGCGTTAGCAAATTATGATGGGGAGATTTTGCGATTCTATCTTTTAAGCACACATTATAGGGCTGGATTGAACTTTTCTGAAGAAGATTTGCTAGCTTCTAAAAAACGACTAGATCGTCTTTATCGCCTAAAAAAACGCCTTGCAATACTTCCTAAAAAAACGATTCCAACTTCCTTAGATAATGCATTTAAAACAGCATTTTTAGACGCATTAAATGATGATTTAAATATTTCAAAAGCCCTAAGTGTGCTAGATGACTTTATTGCAAATGCAAATGAACAATTGGATTCTAAGCAAAATGATAAGATTCCACAAATCTATGCAAATTTAGAACTTGTAGCAAAAGTGCTAGGAATCGGGATTAAAGATTGTTTTGAATATTTTAAACTTGGAGTGAGTGAAGACTTAAAAACAGAGATTGAAAACTTACTTAAAAAACGAGCAGAGTTTAAAAAGATAAAAGATTTTCAAAATGCTGATAAAATCCGTGAAGAGTTACGCAATAAAGGGATTGAAATAATGGATACCCCAAATGGATGCATATGGGAAAAAATATAG
- a CDS encoding DUF2018 family protein: MDHILEGLPQDKWIDIIFHASRGLATRELTKMLEKQAAMEVLLEKRLGEMWEEELAYIQNSEESADEIHHKTQDLAIISMQEILSQNE; encoded by the coding sequence ATGGATCATATTTTAGAAGGTTTGCCGCAAGATAAATGGATAGATATAATTTTTCATGCTTCGCGTGGGCTTGCAACAAGGGAGCTTACAAAAATGCTAGAAAAACAAGCGGCAATGGAAGTGTTACTGGAAAAACGCTTAGGAGAAATGTGGGAAGAAGAGCTTGCATATATTCAAAATAGCGAGGAAAGTGCGGATGAAATCCATCATAAAACACAGGATTTAGCCATTATTTCAATGCAAGAGATTCTTAGCCAAAACGAATAA
- the hemA gene encoding glutamyl-tRNA reductase, which produces MDYYILSYSHKNTDITTREKLSLDIKSQKTAEFLKDLVDNKFIAEAVILSTCNRIEFILNVQNATKAEGFLLDKLSVLSGIALESLKERADSYENVSAIHHLFSVASSLDSLVVGETQIAGQLKSAFKFSYEMGCCGLYLSRAIHFAFRCAASVRNSTSISQNSVSVASTAVAKAKEVLGNLSGKEALVIGAGEMSAICAKHLVSANCAVILINRDFQNAENVCKSILDGNPNVKIRVESFKDIGKYINAIPLLFSATGAPHTIITKDMVAKRDWNRYWFDLAMPRDIANDIIELQDNIKIFAVDDLEDIVRKNLALREEQARIAYGIVGRSTQEFFSWLQTLNVEPLIKTIRALAKDSALKELQKGIAKGYLPKDYEKNIEKTLHNAFNTFLHGLTMNLKSVSNTPKGDSVVESLRFLLDLESEDKMLESYKCEYAQDKALSQS; this is translated from the coding sequence ATGGATTATTACATTTTAAGTTATTCTCACAAAAATACGGATATTACTACGCGTGAGAAGTTAAGTTTGGATATAAAAAGCCAAAAAACTGCGGAGTTTTTAAAAGATTTGGTGGATAATAAATTTATTGCAGAAGCAGTGATTTTATCTACCTGTAATCGTATAGAATTTATTTTAAATGTCCAAAATGCCACTAAAGCTGAAGGGTTTTTATTGGATAAATTAAGTGTTTTATCTGGAATTGCATTAGAAAGCCTAAAAGAGCGTGCAGATAGTTACGAAAATGTAAGTGCTATCCATCATCTTTTTAGTGTAGCAAGCTCGCTTGATAGCTTAGTTGTTGGAGAAACACAAATTGCGGGACAACTAAAAAGTGCATTTAAATTTTCCTATGAAATGGGCTGTTGTGGTTTATATCTCTCTCGTGCAATTCATTTTGCATTCCGTTGCGCGGCAAGTGTTAGAAATTCCACAAGTATTTCACAAAATTCTGTGTCTGTGGCAAGCACGGCTGTGGCAAAAGCAAAAGAGGTTTTAGGTAATCTCTCTGGTAAAGAAGCATTAGTGATTGGTGCTGGGGAGATGAGTGCGATTTGTGCGAAGCATTTAGTAAGCGCAAATTGTGCAGTGATTTTAATCAATCGTGATTTTCAAAATGCAGAAAATGTCTGTAAAAGCATTCTTGATGGTAATCCAAATGTAAAAATTAGAGTGGAGAGCTTTAAAGATATAGGGAAATACATTAATGCAATTCCGCTTCTCTTTAGTGCTACAGGTGCTCCGCATACCATTATTACAAAGGATATGGTAGCAAAGAGAGACTGGAATCGTTATTGGTTTGATTTGGCTATGCCGCGTGATATTGCTAATGATATTATCGAGTTACAAGATAATATAAAAATTTTTGCAGTTGATGATTTAGAGGATATCGTGCGCAAAAACTTAGCCTTAAGAGAAGAGCAGGCGCGCATTGCTTATGGAATTGTTGGGCGTTCTACGCAAGAGTTTTTTAGCTGGTTACAAACACTAAATGTGGAACCACTAATTAAAACTATCCGTGCCTTAGCAAAGGATTCTGCCTTAAAAGAGCTGCAAAAAGGAATCGCGAAAGGTTATTTGCCAAAAGATTATGAAAAAAACATTGAAAAAACTTTACACAATGCGTTTAACACATTTTTGCATGGCTTAACAATGAATTTAAAATCTGTTTCTAACACGCCAAAGGGCGATAGTGTGGTGGAAAGTTTGCGTTTTTTGCTTGATTTGGAATCCGAAGATAAAATGTTGGAATCCTACAAATGTGAATACGCACAAGATAAAGCCCTATCTCAATCTTAA